A genomic segment from Spinacia oleracea cultivar Varoflay chromosome 3, BTI_SOV_V1, whole genome shotgun sequence encodes:
- the LOC110774742 gene encoding uncharacterized protein isoform X2 encodes MDSTLDLKNCIERRRVRDRDRERERELGLVASGCSREHQRVKVYRLTEDGKWEDQGTGHVTVDYVERSEDLGLFVIDEEDNETLLLHRITPDDIYRKQEDTIISWRDPEYSTELALSFQETAGCSYIWDHICNVQRNLHFSTLNHDTFHSVNSELRELPAVELSTLPLILKIVGESGITDQMRLTELVLHDPEFFRKLMNLFRISEDLENLDSLHIIYKIVKGILMLNSPQIFEKVFGDEFIMDIIGCLEYDPDVPHVRHRDFLQEHVVFKEAIPIKDPMVLSKIHQTYRIGYLKDVALPRVLDDGTVASLNSIVHANNGVVVSLLKEDNTFVQELFSRLKSSSISVDSKKNLVYFLHEFCTLSKSLQMVQQLRLFRDLVNEGLFDIISDILQSEDKRIVLTGTDILILFLNQDPNLLRNYVVRPEGSPLLGLLVQGMLTDFGDNMHCQFLEILRTLLDSYTLSGAQRDTIIDVFYEKHLGQLIDVITYSCPGGCKILAKSAVENLDKHSYTKPEILLNVCELLCFCVVHHPYRIKCNFLLNNSMDKVLYLTRRREKYLVVAAVRFVRTVISRNDENLNNYIMRRNLLKPIVDAFVANGDRYNLLNSAALELFEYIRKDSVKPLLMYLVESFWSQLSKFENLTSIQSLKVKYEQSLESVGTKPAVNVDSRKRVEDRALEKEEEDYFNEDSDEEDTASASMSHNRRVQAHPVSSNGSAPSCTPLSTKPGGLVDYDDDEDDEDYKPPPRKQTEASDADEGTLESLSVKRKIAAKEEPGLVKKQRLDKNSKPKESVFAALCTTLSQTVLPNKKTASVGENASHSSNTKSTANKENDQEREAEVARNHNDENSSADENGSEKNITCQRNSDTSSKSQENGQLEGEEHPHLPSNSSTEMVVNGS; translated from the exons ATGGACTCAACCCTAGATCTCAAGAATTGTATTGAACGGCGGCGCGTGAGAGATAGAGATAGAGAAAGGGAGCGTGAGCTGGGATTAGTAGCTTCTGGTTGTTCTCGGGAGCATCAG CGGGTCAAAGTCTATCGTCTAACTGAAGATGGCAAGTGGGAGGATCAGGGAACTGGTCATGTCACTGTTGATTACGTGGAG AGGTCAGAAGATCTTGGTCTTTTTGTCATTGATGAAGAGGATAACGAAACCTTGCTCTTGCACCGGATCACTCCAgatgatatttatagaaaacaaGAAG ATACAATTATTTCCTGGAGAGATCCAGAATATTCCACTGAATTAGCCCTTAGCTTCCAGGAAACTGCTGGATGTTCTTATATATG GGACCACATATGCAATGTGCAAAGGAATCTACATTTTAGTACACTTAACC ATGATACATTCCATAGTGTGAACAGTGAGTTGCGGGAGCTGCCTGCTGTGGAGCTATCAACACTCCCTTTAATATTGAAG ATTGTGGGAGAGAGTGGCATTACGGACCAAATGCGATTGACAGAACTTGTATTGCATGAT CCAGAGTTTTTCAGGAAGCTGATGAATCTGTTTAGGATTTCCGAGGACCTTGAAAATCTTGACAGCCTTCATATTATCTATAAAATTGTCAAAGGGATCT TAATGCTCAATAGTCCGCAGATCTTTGAGAAGGTTTTCGGAGATGAATTCATCATGGATATTATTGGGTGTCTTGAAT ATGATCCTGATGTCCCTCATGTTCGTCATCGTGATTTTTTGCAAGAGCATGTGGTTTTTAAGGAG gCTATACCGATTAAAGATCCCATGGTCTTGTCAAAGATACACCAAACATACAGAATTGGTTACCTAAAG GATGTGGCTTTGCCCAGAGTATTGGATGATGGGACTGTTGCGAGTCTGAATTCTATAGTACATGCAAATAATGGTGTT GTAGTATCCTTGCTGAAGGAAGACAATACTTTCGTTCAGGAATTGTTCTCAAGGTTAAAATCATCCAGCATATCGGTGGATTCCAAAAAGAATCTG GTTTATTTCTTGCATGAGTTTTGCACTTTAAGCAAGAGTCTACAGATGGTTCAGCAACTTCGACTTTTTAG GGATCTTGTAAATGAAGGCCTCTTTGACATCATCAGTGATATTCTGCAGAGTGAAGACAAACGAATTGTCTTGACCGG GACAGATATCCTTATTCTTTTCTTAAACCAGGATCCAAATCTTTTACGCAATTATGTTGTCCGACCTGAAGGATCTCCTCTTCTTGGTCTCTTG GTCCAAGGTATGCTTACCGATTTTGGGGATAATATGCACTGCCAGTTTCTTGAAATCCTCCGCACTTTGTTAGATTCATACACATTGTCTGGAGCGCAG AGAGATACTATCATTGATGTTTTCTACGAGAAGCATTTGGGGCAGTTAATTGATGTGATAACATATTCTTGTCCTGGGGGATGCAAGATTTTGGCCAAATCCGCTGTCGAAAATTTGGATAAACACAGCTACACAAAGCCAGAGATTCTATTAAACGTCTGCGAGTTATTGTGCTTTTGCGTTGTGCACCATCCATACAGAATAAA GTGCAATTTCCTGCTGAACAATTCAATGGACAAAGTTTTATATCTTACTAGGAGAAGAGAGAAGTACCTTGTAGTTGCTGCTGTTAGATTTGTGCGCACTGTTATTTCTCGTAAT GATGAAAATcttaataattatattatgagACGCAACCTTCTCAAACCCATTGTGGATGCATTTGTCGCTAATGGGGATCGATATAACTTGCTCAACTCTGCAGCTTTGGAGCTCTTTGAGTACATACGCAAG GATAGTGTGAAGCCATTGCTCATGTATTTGGTGGAGTCTTTCTGGAGTCAGCTAAGCAAGTTTGAAAACTTGACGTCAATTCAGTCGTTAAAAGTCAAATATGAGCAG TCCCTGGAGAGTGTTGGAACGAAACCTGCTGTAAATGTTGACTCCAGAAAACGGGTTGAAGACCGTGCTTTGGAGAAAGAAGAGGAAGACTACTTTAATGAGGACAG CGATGAGGAAGACACAGCTTCAGCTTCGATGTCACACAACCGAAGGGTACAAGCCCATCCTGTTTCATCTAACGGCTCTGCACCTAGCTGCACACCATTAAG CACTAAACCCGGTGGACTAGTggattatgatgatgatgaggatgatGAAGATTACAAACCTCCACCAAGAAAACAGACAGAAGCTTCCGATGCGGATGAAGGTACTCTAGAGTCGTTAAGTGTTAAGAGGAAGATAGCTGCTAAGGAGGAGCCTGGATTAGTCAAGAAGCAGCGACTTGATAAAAACTCTAAACCAAAAGAGAGCGTGTTTGCTGCCTTGTGCACTACTCTTAGTCAGACAGTACTACCCAACAAAAAAACAGCAAGTGTTGGAGAGAATGCTTCTCACAGCTCGAATACAAAAAGCACTGCGAACAAGGAAAATGATCAAGAGAGAGAAGCTGAAGTAGCTAGAAATCACAATGATGAAAACAGCTCAGCTGATGAAAATGGAAGTGAAAAGAACATTACATGTCAAAGGAATTCTGATACATCGTCTAAAAGTCAAGAAAACGGACAGTTAGAAGGGGAAGAACATCCACATTTACCTTCAAATTCCTCAACAGAGATGGTGGTAAATGGATCATGA
- the LOC110774727 gene encoding uncharacterized protein produces MREQFYTYSLQLQMESKFIKLSQGKKNVLEYGVKFNELARFAPDLVTTDRQRMNRFEGGLNLEIRDRLSSSRITTFQELYDRAINVERIIKLREETYGKRKGNFEENQSNNKKQNAGYQGGNNGNQNFNKNRGCAKCGRWNHTEKECRIGTRDCFKCGSKDHQIRDCPQIHREQGDRRNDANKGNGGITNFNRNPPRGSTLNGRVFLMQGKDDDANDNDDFASVE; encoded by the coding sequence ATGCGAGAACAGTTTTATACCTATTCTCTGCAACTGCAAATGGAGTCGAAATTTATCAAATTGAGTCAAGGAAAGAAGAATGTTCTAGAATATGGAGTGAAATTCAATGAGCTTGCTCGATTTGCCCCTGACCTGGTGACTACTGATAGGCAAAGGATGAATCGCTTTGAAGGAGGGTTAAACCTTGAGATCCGTGATCGTCTTTCGAGTTCTAGGATTACCACTTTCCAAGAGTTGTACGATCGAGCAATTAACGTCGAAAGAATTATCAAGCTTCGAGAAGAAACATATGGAAAACGAAAAGGAAACTTCGAAGAAAATCAATCGAACAACAAGAAACAAAATGCTGGCTATCAAGGAGGAAACAACGGAAATCAAAACTTCAACAAGAATCGTGGATGCGCCAAGTGTGGAAGATGGAACCACACTGAGAAAGAATGTCGAATTGGTACGCGagattgcttcaaatgtggtagCAAAGATCACCAAATCAGAGATTGTCCTCAAATACATCGAGAGCAAGGTGATAGGAGAAACGATGCAAACAAAGGAAATGGTGGCATTACAAATTTCAACCGTAATCCCCCACGTGGATCAACTTTGAATGGAAGAGTGTTTTTAATGCAGGGAAAAGACGATGATGCAAATGATAATGACGACTTCGCTAGTGTGGAGTGA
- the LOC110774742 gene encoding uncharacterized protein isoform X1, translating to MDSTLDLKNCIERRRVRDRDRERERELGLVASGCSREHQRVKVYRLTEDGKWEDQGTGHVTVDYVERSEDLGLFVIDEEDNETLLLHRITPDDIYRKQEDTIISWRDPEYSTELALSFQETAGCSYIWDHICNVQRNLHFSTLNHDTFHSVNSELRELPAVELSTLPLILKIVGESGITDQMRLTELVLHDPEFFRKLMNLFRISEDLENLDSLHIIYKIVKGILMLNSPQIFEKVFGDEFIMDIIGCLEYDPDVPHVRHRDFLQEHVVFKEAIPIKDPMVLSKIHQTYRIGYLKDVALPRVLDDGTVASLNSIVHANNGVVVSLLKEDNTFVQELFSRLKSSSISVDSKKNLVYFLHEFCTLSKSLQMVQQLRLFRDLVNEGLFDIISDILQSEDKRIVLTGTDILILFLNQDPNLLRNYVVRPEGSPLLGLLVQGMLTDFGDNMHCQFLEILRTLLDSYTLSGAQRDTIIDVFYEKHLGQLIDVITYSCPGGCKILAKSAVENLDKHSYTKPEILLNVCELLCFCVVHHPYRIKCNFLLNNSMDKVLYLTRRREKYLVVAAVRFVRTVISRNDENLNNYIMRRNLLKPIVDAFVANGDRYNLLNSAALELFEYIRKDSVKPLLMYLVESFWSQLSKFENLTSIQSLKVKYEQSLESVGTKPAVNVDSRKRVEDRALEKEEEDYFNEDSDEEDTASASMSHNRRVQAHPVSSNGSAPSCTPLSSTKPGGLVDYDDDEDDEDYKPPPRKQTEASDADEGTLESLSVKRKIAAKEEPGLVKKQRLDKNSKPKESVFAALCTTLSQTVLPNKKTASVGENASHSSNTKSTANKENDQEREAEVARNHNDENSSADENGSEKNITCQRNSDTSSKSQENGQLEGEEHPHLPSNSSTEMVVNGS from the exons ATGGACTCAACCCTAGATCTCAAGAATTGTATTGAACGGCGGCGCGTGAGAGATAGAGATAGAGAAAGGGAGCGTGAGCTGGGATTAGTAGCTTCTGGTTGTTCTCGGGAGCATCAG CGGGTCAAAGTCTATCGTCTAACTGAAGATGGCAAGTGGGAGGATCAGGGAACTGGTCATGTCACTGTTGATTACGTGGAG AGGTCAGAAGATCTTGGTCTTTTTGTCATTGATGAAGAGGATAACGAAACCTTGCTCTTGCACCGGATCACTCCAgatgatatttatagaaaacaaGAAG ATACAATTATTTCCTGGAGAGATCCAGAATATTCCACTGAATTAGCCCTTAGCTTCCAGGAAACTGCTGGATGTTCTTATATATG GGACCACATATGCAATGTGCAAAGGAATCTACATTTTAGTACACTTAACC ATGATACATTCCATAGTGTGAACAGTGAGTTGCGGGAGCTGCCTGCTGTGGAGCTATCAACACTCCCTTTAATATTGAAG ATTGTGGGAGAGAGTGGCATTACGGACCAAATGCGATTGACAGAACTTGTATTGCATGAT CCAGAGTTTTTCAGGAAGCTGATGAATCTGTTTAGGATTTCCGAGGACCTTGAAAATCTTGACAGCCTTCATATTATCTATAAAATTGTCAAAGGGATCT TAATGCTCAATAGTCCGCAGATCTTTGAGAAGGTTTTCGGAGATGAATTCATCATGGATATTATTGGGTGTCTTGAAT ATGATCCTGATGTCCCTCATGTTCGTCATCGTGATTTTTTGCAAGAGCATGTGGTTTTTAAGGAG gCTATACCGATTAAAGATCCCATGGTCTTGTCAAAGATACACCAAACATACAGAATTGGTTACCTAAAG GATGTGGCTTTGCCCAGAGTATTGGATGATGGGACTGTTGCGAGTCTGAATTCTATAGTACATGCAAATAATGGTGTT GTAGTATCCTTGCTGAAGGAAGACAATACTTTCGTTCAGGAATTGTTCTCAAGGTTAAAATCATCCAGCATATCGGTGGATTCCAAAAAGAATCTG GTTTATTTCTTGCATGAGTTTTGCACTTTAAGCAAGAGTCTACAGATGGTTCAGCAACTTCGACTTTTTAG GGATCTTGTAAATGAAGGCCTCTTTGACATCATCAGTGATATTCTGCAGAGTGAAGACAAACGAATTGTCTTGACCGG GACAGATATCCTTATTCTTTTCTTAAACCAGGATCCAAATCTTTTACGCAATTATGTTGTCCGACCTGAAGGATCTCCTCTTCTTGGTCTCTTG GTCCAAGGTATGCTTACCGATTTTGGGGATAATATGCACTGCCAGTTTCTTGAAATCCTCCGCACTTTGTTAGATTCATACACATTGTCTGGAGCGCAG AGAGATACTATCATTGATGTTTTCTACGAGAAGCATTTGGGGCAGTTAATTGATGTGATAACATATTCTTGTCCTGGGGGATGCAAGATTTTGGCCAAATCCGCTGTCGAAAATTTGGATAAACACAGCTACACAAAGCCAGAGATTCTATTAAACGTCTGCGAGTTATTGTGCTTTTGCGTTGTGCACCATCCATACAGAATAAA GTGCAATTTCCTGCTGAACAATTCAATGGACAAAGTTTTATATCTTACTAGGAGAAGAGAGAAGTACCTTGTAGTTGCTGCTGTTAGATTTGTGCGCACTGTTATTTCTCGTAAT GATGAAAATcttaataattatattatgagACGCAACCTTCTCAAACCCATTGTGGATGCATTTGTCGCTAATGGGGATCGATATAACTTGCTCAACTCTGCAGCTTTGGAGCTCTTTGAGTACATACGCAAG GATAGTGTGAAGCCATTGCTCATGTATTTGGTGGAGTCTTTCTGGAGTCAGCTAAGCAAGTTTGAAAACTTGACGTCAATTCAGTCGTTAAAAGTCAAATATGAGCAG TCCCTGGAGAGTGTTGGAACGAAACCTGCTGTAAATGTTGACTCCAGAAAACGGGTTGAAGACCGTGCTTTGGAGAAAGAAGAGGAAGACTACTTTAATGAGGACAG CGATGAGGAAGACACAGCTTCAGCTTCGATGTCACACAACCGAAGGGTACAAGCCCATCCTGTTTCATCTAACGGCTCTGCACCTAGCTGCACACCATTAAG CAGCACTAAACCCGGTGGACTAGTggattatgatgatgatgaggatgatGAAGATTACAAACCTCCACCAAGAAAACAGACAGAAGCTTCCGATGCGGATGAAGGTACTCTAGAGTCGTTAAGTGTTAAGAGGAAGATAGCTGCTAAGGAGGAGCCTGGATTAGTCAAGAAGCAGCGACTTGATAAAAACTCTAAACCAAAAGAGAGCGTGTTTGCTGCCTTGTGCACTACTCTTAGTCAGACAGTACTACCCAACAAAAAAACAGCAAGTGTTGGAGAGAATGCTTCTCACAGCTCGAATACAAAAAGCACTGCGAACAAGGAAAATGATCAAGAGAGAGAAGCTGAAGTAGCTAGAAATCACAATGATGAAAACAGCTCAGCTGATGAAAATGGAAGTGAAAAGAACATTACATGTCAAAGGAATTCTGATACATCGTCTAAAAGTCAAGAAAACGGACAGTTAGAAGGGGAAGAACATCCACATTTACCTTCAAATTCCTCAACAGAGATGGTGGTAAATGGATCATGA